Proteins encoded together in one Microcaecilia unicolor chromosome 3, aMicUni1.1, whole genome shotgun sequence window:
- the LOC115464557 gene encoding olfactory receptor 6N2-like — translation MGASNQSTVTEFIIAGFPGIEDIRPILFMLLLLTYLLIITGNIIIFTAIWIQPRLHAPMYIFIAVLSFLELWYTAVTIPKMLYNLLDATRLISFRGCFLQTYFFHALGITEILLLTSMAYDRYLAICNPLHYPTLMTSKFGLKLASSCWLCGFLYPLPEIILISRLPFCGPNVIDHIFCDLPPLLSLACTDTSLSVLVDFMFNAFILLGPCLLILLSYIMIIQTVLRIRSSEGRKKAFSTCGSHLIVVTMFFGTTSFMYVRLTKTYSLTYDRLFSVVYSVLTPLMNPVIYSLRNKEIRDAIWKMMTGGQLSFF, via the coding sequence ATGGGAGCCAGCAACCAGAGTACTGTGACGGAATTCATTATCGCTGGATTCCCGGGCATTGAGGACATCCGACCTATTCTCTTTATGCTTCTACTTCTGACATACCTCCTCATCATCACTGGAAATATCATTATTTTCACAGCGATCTGGATTCAGCCTCGTCTCCATGCTCCCATGTATATTTTCATCGCTGTCCTGTCCTTTCTAGAACTGTGGTATACAGCAGTCACTATCCCCAAAATGCTTTATAATCTACTGGATGCAACGAGACTTATTTCTTTTCGAGGTTGTTTCTTGCAGACTTATTTCTTTCATGCTTTGGGGATAACAGAGATCTTATTGTTGACTTCAATGGCTTATGATCGCTACTTGGCGATCTGCAATCCCTTGCATTACCCAACCCTAATGACGTCAAAATTTGGTCTTAAGTTGGCTTCAAGCTGTTGGCTTTGTGGATTCCTGTACCCCTTGCCTGAGATCATTCTGATTTCTCGTTTACCTTTCTGTGGTCCCAATGTTATCGATCACATTTTCTGTGACTTGCCACCCCTACTGAGCTTAGCCTGTACAGACACATCCTTGAGCGTTTTAGTTGATTTTATGTTCAACGCCTTTATTCTGTTGGGACCCTGTCTGCTCATACTGCTTTCATATATTATGATCATCCAAACTGTTTTAAGGATCCGGTCCTCAGAAGGACGGAAAAAGGCCTTCTCCACTTGTGGCTCTCACCTCATTGTTGTGACAATGTTCTTCGGCACTACAAGCTTCATGTATGTCCGACTGACCAAAACATACTCTTTGACCTATGATAGGCTGTTTTCAGTCGTCTATTCTGTCTTAACGCCCCTGATGAACCCGGTAATATACAGTCTGAGAAACAAGGAAATAAGAGATGCAATATGGAAGATGATGACGGGAGGGCAGTTGTCCTTTTTCTAG